One segment of Candidatus Latescibacter sp. DNA contains the following:
- a CDS encoding Nramp family divalent metal transporter gives MASSLSNNIFVRFFREVIGPAAVVAAGMIGAGAVATRLLAGAWFGTSLLWSALYVIPMVIFCLDSASRVGTLTGRGMMDMIRKDINPALAWFIFIPTFLLNIVVNMSQFSVMIEATYGVFGMAPPARNDITTGVIVVGITLLLLILGLVLYGGYKRLEKSMTWLLLVILVCFIIVALKALLDWHTWVEVAKGLVPNIPANLPIAGTDPVQYRNGFTQLMSIAGQALPASVFLAYGYFTANANYKAVDLKASFKKTVINMGIIWGAFSVVVVVAGYFALNLQYQGTGAPGDLHFSQISTVPQAGMVLAPAMPDFMGFLAYRIFSLGLFAAAFTTLISVAMIMVYFTLDIVGRDWKITQENKASRITLALWIAVPAILAPLWKLDALLKAIIAMVGNLILCPLAVLIILYFVNNRKYVGDYTAKMGRNIILVITLLYAFFIVAYGTIHDFIPAIQKALAG, from the coding sequence ATGGCAAGCTCTCTCAGTAACAACATTTTCGTACGATTTTTCAGAGAGGTCATCGGGCCAGCCGCAGTAGTAGCTGCGGGAATGATCGGCGCCGGTGCGGTCGCCACCCGTCTTCTGGCAGGAGCATGGTTTGGTACGAGCCTCCTGTGGAGCGCGCTCTATGTTATCCCCATGGTGATCTTCTGTCTTGATTCCGCGTCCCGAGTCGGCACCCTGACCGGCAGAGGAATGATGGACATGATCCGCAAGGACATCAATCCTGCGCTTGCCTGGTTCATTTTCATCCCCACATTTCTCCTGAATATCGTGGTCAACATGAGCCAGTTCTCGGTTATGATCGAGGCCACCTACGGCGTATTCGGAATGGCGCCCCCGGCGAGAAACGATATCACTACGGGAGTGATCGTTGTCGGGATCACCCTGCTTCTCCTCATCCTCGGGCTTGTGCTCTATGGCGGTTACAAACGCCTGGAAAAATCCATGACCTGGCTGCTTTTAGTAATACTCGTCTGCTTCATCATCGTGGCGTTAAAGGCGCTTCTGGATTGGCACACCTGGGTGGAGGTCGCCAAAGGCCTCGTTCCCAATATTCCCGCCAATCTGCCGATCGCCGGAACTGACCCGGTACAGTACCGGAACGGTTTCACCCAGCTTATGTCCATCGCCGGGCAAGCACTGCCTGCCTCGGTGTTCCTCGCTTACGGGTATTTCACCGCCAACGCCAATTACAAGGCGGTTGATCTCAAGGCGTCATTCAAGAAGACGGTCATCAACATGGGCATCATCTGGGGTGCTTTCTCTGTGGTAGTGGTTGTCGCCGGATACTTTGCGCTCAACCTGCAGTACCAAGGGACTGGAGCGCCCGGGGACCTCCATTTCTCCCAGATTTCGACCGTGCCGCAGGCCGGTATGGTGCTCGCTCCCGCCATGCCGGACTTCATGGGCTTCCTCGCCTACCGTATCTTCTCTCTGGGTCTTTTCGCCGCGGCGTTCACTACGCTGATCTCAGTAGCCATGATCATGGTGTACTTCACCCTCGACATCGTGGGAAGAGACTGGAAGATCACCCAGGAGAACAAGGCTTCCCGCATCACCCTTGCACTCTGGATCGCGGTGCCCGCGATTCTGGCGCCCCTGTGGAAGCTCGATGCGCTGCTCAAGGCTATCATCGCCATGGTCGGCAACCTGATCCTGTGTCCGCTCGCTGTGCTCATCATCCTGTATTTCGTGAACAACAGAAAGTATGTCGGCGATTATACCGCCAAGATGGGGAGAAACATTATCTTGGTGATCACCCTGCTCTACGCGTTTTTTATCGTGGCGTACGGGACGATACACGATTTTATACCGGCGATTCAAAAGGCTTTGGCCGGGTAA